Proteins co-encoded in one Runella slithyformis DSM 19594 genomic window:
- a CDS encoding M23 family metallopeptidase encodes MIKYILKIILFLFPIITNAQAVLDSILHSERSLMSELQRLSHAEIIRQFPYFFESNPVVAFTIPCLPPVGFWEGNRISSGFGWRKHPLKGKFQHHSGIDIAGNYQYVRTTATGLVEQVGYDNALGLFVIVNHGNSYQTIYGHLADIQVKKNQFLNVGEKIGILGSTGHSTGKHLHYAIKKNSIYVNPAEYLTLGIRFLEGYFHKQ; translated from the coding sequence ATGATTAAATATATATTGAAAATAATCTTATTTTTATTTCCAATAATAACCAACGCCCAAGCAGTGTTAGATAGTATTCTGCACTCAGAAAGGTCGTTAATGAGCGAATTACAACGATTATCTCATGCCGAGATTATTCGTCAATTTCCTTATTTTTTTGAATCAAATCCAGTCGTGGCTTTTACAATTCCCTGCCTACCACCTGTTGGTTTTTGGGAGGGAAACCGAATTTCTTCGGGATTCGGCTGGCGTAAACATCCATTGAAGGGCAAGTTTCAGCACCATAGCGGAATTGACATTGCAGGAAACTATCAATATGTCCGAACGACAGCAACAGGTTTAGTAGAGCAAGTGGGCTATGATAACGCCCTCGGTTTATTTGTTATTGTCAATCATGGCAACTCATATCAGACCATTTATGGTCATTTGGCTGATATTCAGGTGAAAAAAAATCAATTTTTAAACGTTGGAGAGAAGATTGGAATATTGGGAAGCACAGGTCATTCCACGGGGAAACACTTACATTATGCCATCAAGAAAAACAGTATTTATGTAAATCCTGCTGAATACCTGACCCTCGGAATTCGATTTTTGGAAGGTTATTTTCATAAACAATAA
- a CDS encoding HipA N-terminal domain-containing protein, whose protein sequence is MRKATVYLNQEAVGELTESSDGFIFRYDDNYIARPNARALSLTMPISQQKFKSSYLFPFFYGLLSEGYNRAVQCRLLKIDENDDFGLLLAIAHTDTVGAVRVIEQTKNLTFEA, encoded by the coding sequence ATGAGAAAGGCTACCGTTTATCTTAATCAGGAAGCGGTAGGCGAACTGACTGAATCGTCTGACGGTTTCATTTTTCGGTATGATGACAATTATATTGCTCGCCCCAACGCCCGTGCGTTGAGTTTGACGATGCCTATTTCTCAGCAAAAATTCAAGTCGTCTTATTTGTTCCCTTTTTTCTATGGGCTGCTATCCGAAGGTTACAATCGTGCGGTGCAATGCCGATTGCTTAAAATTGATGAAAACGACGATTTTGGGCTTTTGCTGGCCATAGCCCACACCGATACAGTTGGGGCAGTGCGGGTGATAGAGCAAACTAAAAACCTGACTTTTGAAGCATGA
- a CDS encoding HipA domain-containing protein, protein MKTIVCPSTLQSGFDTYSPNTRKSLFDGSRVSHILAFKHQDIRTTAFQGFGQSFRQLSISGVQEKYGLVLEGNILRLPEPNEQTHYILKPIPPDLPNASEIPANEHLTMQIAKQVYGIPTAVNGLIFFTDKEPALLIKRFDFRPDGSKWRQEDFASLSGRTKQTAGLDYKYEGSYEEIAQLIRQHLPAYRVETEKFFRLVLFNYLFSNGDAHLKNFSIIETLDGDFVLSPAYYLICTRLHLTDSDMALKDGLFSHDYETDSFTANAFYAFDDFLVFGTRIGIAEKRVRQQLILFQKDYEKVRALTQNSWLSDAAKATYLACYESRLQRLNYAFKMNK, encoded by the coding sequence ATGAAAACAATCGTTTGTCCTTCCACCCTGCAATCAGGCTTCGACACTTACAGCCCCAATACTCGAAAATCGCTTTTCGACGGGAGTCGGGTTTCACATATCTTAGCCTTTAAACACCAAGACATCAGAACCACAGCCTTTCAGGGTTTTGGTCAATCGTTTCGACAGCTTTCTATTTCGGGAGTACAAGAAAAATATGGGTTAGTTCTCGAAGGTAATATATTAAGGCTACCAGAACCAAATGAACAAACACACTACATTCTAAAACCCATTCCACCCGATTTACCCAACGCAAGTGAAATTCCTGCTAATGAACACTTGACCATGCAAATTGCCAAGCAAGTATATGGTATTCCAACGGCGGTCAATGGTTTGATTTTCTTTACCGACAAAGAACCTGCTTTACTCATCAAACGATTTGATTTTCGTCCTGATGGTTCAAAATGGCGGCAGGAAGATTTTGCATCATTATCAGGCAGAACTAAGCAAACCGCAGGATTAGATTATAAATATGAAGGAAGCTACGAAGAAATAGCTCAATTAATCAGACAACATTTGCCCGCTTATCGGGTAGAGACAGAGAAATTTTTTCGATTGGTTTTGTTCAATTATTTGTTTTCGAACGGAGATGCTCACCTCAAAAACTTCTCTATTATTGAAACCCTCGACGGTGATTTTGTATTGAGCCCTGCTTACTACTTGATTTGTACTCGCTTACATCTCACTGATTCGGATATGGCATTAAAAGACGGTCTTTTTAGTCATGATTACGAAACAGATAGCTTCACCGCCAATGCTTTTTACGCTTTCGATGATTTTCTGGTATTTGGCACTCGTATTGGCATTGCCGAAAAACGAGTACGTCAGCAATTGATTCTTTTTCAAAAAGACTACGAGAAAGTACGGGCCTTAACACAAAATTCTTGGTTGAGTGATGCTGCCAAGGCCACGTACTTAGCTTGTTATGAATCTCGGTTGCAGCGATTAAATTACGCTTTCAAGATGAACAAGTAG
- a CDS encoding helix-turn-helix transcriptional regulator, with translation MNLVQVGETIKQRRQRLDIRQNDLADLAEVGLRTLIAIENGTGNPSFETLTKIVDVLGLELNLTVKS, from the coding sequence ATGAACCTTGTTCAAGTAGGTGAAACCATCAAGCAACGGCGGCAACGGCTTGACATTAGGCAAAACGACTTAGCCGACTTGGCCGAGGTGGGACTTCGTACCCTGATTGCCATTGAAAACGGGACAGGTAATCCATCGTTTGAAACGCTTACCAAGATTGTTGATGTGCTGGGTTTAGAACTTAACCTGACTGTTAAATCATGA